A stretch of the Methanomicrobia archaeon genome encodes the following:
- a CDS encoding YIP1 family protein, which translates to MVLSIVERIKGFLFTPSETFDASREDTLGDALTYFVIILVIYAVLSAIIAAVAISLLSGMLGMFGVPAMPFGAAMGPTLAVGVFIGLLVGGIVGVFIGGLWLHLWVYLVGGRNGLVQTIKAVIYGDTPSLLLGWIPIINVITMIWCSS; encoded by the coding sequence ATGGTCTTGAGTATAGTGGAACGGATAAAGGGGTTCTTGTTCACTCCTTCGGAAACCTTCGACGCCTCGAGGGAAGATACCCTTGGCGACGCGCTCACGTATTTTGTCATCATTTTGGTGATCTATGCAGTGCTTTCCGCGATCATAGCTGCAGTAGCAATCTCGCTGCTCTCGGGAATGTTAGGAATGTTCGGTGTACCGGCGATGCCTTTTGGCGCGGCAATGGGGCCGACGCTGGCAGTAGGCGTTTTTATCGGCTTACTCGTTGGTGGCATAGTAGGCGTCTTCATTGGCGGCCTCTGGCTCCACCTATGGGTCTATCTCGTGGGTGGCAGAAACGGCCTCGTACAGACGATAAAGGCGGTAATTTACGGAGATACGCCGAGCCTGCTCCTGGGATGGATTCCAATCATAAACGTCATCACAATGATATGGTGCTCATCGTAG